Below is a window of Yimella sp. cx-51 DNA.
GGCCAGCGAGTATTCGCCCGTCGTGAGGTCGACGCTCAGATAGGTGGCTGTGGCGAAGCCATCGCTCCAACCCTGACGCACCAGGTAGTCGTTCAACGCCGGGAGCACGCGCTCTGCCGGTACGGCCCCCAGCAGGCCCGACGCGGCACCACCGAGCAACAACGCCCGACTGGCAGCAGTGGAGCCTTTACCGGAGACATCGAGCACGATGGCGTGGAAGACTCCGTCGACCTCACAGCCGGCGACGATGTCACCGCACAGACTTTCGCCGTGGGCCGCGACCACCGCACTGTCGATCTCCCAGCCTGCGGGCAGATCGGGCATGTGGGTCTGCACCTCGTGCCGATGGCGCAGATCGGACAACAGGTTGGACGCCGCCCGGGCGGAGACCCCGGCCGACCTCGACCACACCCGGTCCAGCGCTACCAGGACCACAGCCATCCCGGCGAGCCCGATCGCACTGCTGTAAGCGCGCATCAACGTGTGCGAGGGCATCACAAAGGCGACCAGCACGAACGTGACCGTCAGGATTGCGAGGCAGATGGCCATCGCGCGGCCACGTACGAGCGCTCCGACCGCCAGCAGCAATGGCGCGAACAGCGCGTAACTGGTGTCCGGCCAGCGCCGGAAGACCAGCAGCATCGCGACACAGACGAGCAGGCCGACGCCAATCACGACGGCCGGCATCAGCTGCCTGGAGTCTGTCTGTGCCGGCTTCGCATGCCGGTGGGCGAGCCACCGCACGGACCGGGACGTCCAGCCCGGAATCAGCGGTTGCTCAACACCCATACATGTAACGCTAACCGTCTTCGGCGATAACCGGAAACTTTCTTTAACGATTTCTTACCGTTCGGCACGCCGAAAACCCCAGCCCTTATCGCAAGAGGCGTACCATGCGCCACCCCCAGCGGGGCGCGGCTCACGGCTGCGGCGGCAGTGTTCCGTCCTGGTCGTACTTCGCAACCATGTCGATTCGGCGCTGGTGACGGTCGGCACCGGAGAAGGGCGTCTCCAGGAAGACCTTCACGATCGCCTGCGCCTGCTCCTGGGTGTGGAACCGGCCACCCAGCGAGACGATCTGCGCGTCGTTGTGCTCACGGGCGAGTTGGGCCAGTTCGGTGGAGTAGGCCAGCGCGGCACGGATGCCCTCCACCTTGTTGGCTGCCATCTGCTCGCCGTTGCCCGAACCACCCAGGACGATGCCCAACGAGCCCGGATCGGCCGCGACGGCCTCCGCCGCACGCAGCACGAAGACGGGGTAGTCGTCCAGTTCGTCGTACTCCTTCGGCCCGTGGTCGACCACCTCGTGGCCCTCCTCTCCGAGCCAGTCGACCAGTGCACGCTGCAGTTCGAAGGCGGCGTGGTCGCCACCGATGTGTACTCGCATTTTTCTTGCTCCTTCAGCTGAAGTCGGGATCGGCGTCGCGGGTGCGCTTCAACTCGTAGAAGCCGGGCGTGCCCGCGACGAGCAGGCAGCCGTCCCACAGTTTTCCCGCAGCTTCTCCCTTGGGTGCCGGCGTGACGACCGGGCCGAAGAAGGCGACGCCCTCGAAGGCCACGACCGGGGTGCCCACCTCGTCACCGACGAGGTCCATCGCCCGCTGGTGCGAGGCACGGAGCGCCATGTCCACATCGTCGCCCTTCACCGGCGCAGCGTGTTCGATCAGCTGAGCCGGTAGACCCGCCTCGGCCAGTGCTTCCACACAGACCGCACGCAGGTCGTCGGCGTCCTTGCCGCGCTGCTCGAGATGGATGCGCTGACCCATCGCGTCGTACAGCTTCTTGTTGACCTCGGGTCCGTGCTGTTGGGCGGCGATGATGGTGCGGACCGGCAACCATGCGCGGTCGAGCATCTCGCGGTAGCCCTCGGACAGATCGCGTCCCTCGTTGAGAACGCTGAGCGACATCACCGTCCAGGTCATGTCGACGTCGCGCACCTTCTCGACCTCCATGAGCCAGCGGGAGGTCATCCACGCCCATGGGCACATCGGATCGAAGAACATCTCTGCCGCCCTGCGGCCACCGGTTTCAGTCACGCCGCCATCCTGCCAAACCCTCGTGGCAGCATGGCGTCAGCGTTGACCCCCATTGGCAACACGCACGCAAACCCCACAAGGAGTGCATCGGTGACCACCACCAACCTGACCCAGGCAGAAGCCGCGACCCGCGCCGACCTGCTCGCCGTCGATTCCTACGACGTCCGGCTCGATCTCACCACCAGCGCTGAGACCTTCGGATCGGTGACGACGATCGAACTCACCGCACACCGGGGCGGTGAGACCTTCGTCGACTTCGTGAACGGTGAGGTCTCCGGCCTCGAGGTCAACGGTGAATCCCTCGACCCGGCAACGCATTACGACGGCGCGCGCATCACGCTGCCCCTTCGCT
It encodes the following:
- a CDS encoding PP2C family protein-serine/threonine phosphatase, which produces MPAVVIGVGLLVCVAMLLVFRRWPDTSYALFAPLLLAVGALVRGRAMAICLAILTVTFVLVAFVMPSHTLMRAYSSAIGLAGMAVVLVALDRVWSRSAGVSARAASNLLSDLRHRHEVQTHMPDLPAGWEIDSAVVAAHGESLCGDIVAGCEVDGVFHAIVLDVSGKGSTAASRALLLGGAASGLLGAVPAERVLPALNDYLVRQGWSDGFATATYLSVDLTTGEYSLASAGHPAAIQFRAGKGNWQPLDANSGVVLGILEGLGLDAYPRLHGRLESGDMLMLYSDGVVEHKDIDIPQGVDRMLGVAEREIPRQFAGAAGRICAEARAGESDDRTVVILRRH
- a CDS encoding ribose-5-phosphate isomerase; translated protein: MRVHIGGDHAAFELQRALVDWLGEEGHEVVDHGPKEYDELDDYPVFVLRAAEAVAADPGSLGIVLGGSGNGEQMAANKVEGIRAALAYSTELAQLAREHNDAQIVSLGGRFHTQEQAQAIVKVFLETPFSGADRHQRRIDMVAKYDQDGTLPPQP
- a CDS encoding disulfide bond formation protein DsbA, producing the protein MTETGGRRAAEMFFDPMCPWAWMTSRWLMEVEKVRDVDMTWTVMSLSVLNEGRDLSEGYREMLDRAWLPVRTIIAAQQHGPEVNKKLYDAMGQRIHLEQRGKDADDLRAVCVEALAEAGLPAQLIEHAAPVKGDDVDMALRASHQRAMDLVGDEVGTPVVAFEGVAFFGPVVTPAPKGEAAGKLWDGCLLVAGTPGFYELKRTRDADPDFS